From the uncultured Methanomethylovorans sp. genome, the window TTGCATCAAAGAAGGGCATTTCCTCAGCATCTACTTTTGCAGCTTTACAAATCTGGTTAGATGTAACGCGAAGAACTCTTGCTATAAACCTGGGTTCAAGCTGTATGCGCAAAAGAGTCATTTCACGTTCCTCGTAATAGATATCATTGCTTTGAATCATCCTATGAGTGATCACCTGGTGCTTGAGCACTTTTGCTATAATACCCATAGAACCTCCGCGCAAATCATCAGAGCTTAGATGAGTAATAAATATAAACTCACCAACATTGGACTTGTAAGCGGCAAAGAAATTGGGAGGACTGCGTACTTCAATAGTAAGAGCATGGTGATTTCGTAACTCTGAGATTACACGCTCTGACATGCCTGTTAGTGCAACGTACTCCATACAATCACCCGTACATTGGGAACTCTTTCCTTGGCGCTGGCTGCTGTTCTGTCGATTTAACATCTTCCGCAAGCCTTTGCATTTCTACCTCAATCTTCGCAGCTTGTTCAATAAGGCTCTCAGTATTAACTGACAGACCATAGAGCTGATTTAGCACATCTAT encodes:
- a CDS encoding DUF473 domain-containing protein; translated protein: MEYVALTGMSERVISELRNHHALTIEVRSPPNFFAAYKSNVGEFIFITHLSSDDLRGGSMGIIAKVLKHQVITHRMIQSNDIYYEEREMTLLRIQLEPRFIARVLRVTSNQICKAAKVDAEEMPFFDAR